The window GACGGGCATTCAAGCAGTCGGTGCTAAACCGGTTGTAAACGCGATTAAAGAGAATCAACCGGAGATAACACCGGAAGAGAAGCCAGAGACCATTGCATCGGCGATACGAATCGGGAATCCGGTGAATGCAGCGAAGGCGCTCAATGCTATCCGGAGCACCGGCGGGCTTGCGGAATCGGTGACCGATGAGGAGATAACAGAAGCGCAGCTTGCACTCGCACGGGTGGAGGGCATCGGTGTGGAGCCTGCGAGCGCAGCTTCGATTGCGGGGCTGAAGAAACTGGTCGAGCAGGGCGCAATCGAGCGAGACGAGCGAATTGTCTGCATAACCACCGGGCATCTCCTAAAAGACCCCGAACGCGCGATAGCGATCAGCGAACCGCCAATAGTGGTAGAAGCGGACGTGGAAGCGCTGCGGAAGCTGTTGAAGTAATGAAGAGGCGATACTTACTTATTTTGTGAGCTTTTTTGAAAAGATAATTGAGCCATGAAAGAAGAAGCGGTCATTACTGCGGAGGAGATGGCGGCGCTGGACGAGAACTGCGGCTTTTTTGGGCTTGTTCCGTTACAACTGATGGAAAATGCCGGCGCTCAGCTTGCAACGGAGATACGAAAACGGTTTGAACGTAAAGAGAAAGCCGCAAAGGTAACGATACTCGCAGGTAAAGGCAACAACGGCGGCGATGCCTTTGTCGCCGCACGGCATCTGCACGGTAAACCCTTACTGAGCCTTTCAGGCTCGCGGGAACGCGGGCGGAGCCCGCGATTTCGGGGTCACCGGGGCAGAGCCCCGTTATTTGACGTGAAGATACTGCTAATCGGCCGTTCGCAAGATCTGAGAACCGAGGAGGCGCGCAGGAACTGGCAGATCTTAAAGGAGAGCGGTTATGATGCGGAAGAGATAACAGATTCCTCAAACTTAAAAGCAGCCTCGACGGCTTTTAACGATTCCGACGTGATTGTAGATGCGATCTTCGGCACAGGTATAACGGGCGCGATACGAGAGCCGGAAGCGACGGCAATCGATTTGATAAACGCTGCGAAGCCGCATGCCTTTGTCGTTGCGGTGGACGTTCCTTCTGGATTTGATCCAGATACCGGCGAAGCAGGAAATGCGGTAAAGGCCGATCTCACGGTGACGTTCCACAAGGCGAAGCAGGGCTTACTAAGAGGTGCTGCCGCGGAATACGTCGGTGAGCTGGTGGTTGCAGACATCGGCATTCCTGAGGGCATGGAGCAGTTAGCAGGCCCGGGCGATGTGCGCTTGGTGATGAAACGAAGTGCACGGAGCCATAAAGGTGATAACGGCCGTGTGCTCATCGTGGGTGGCGGGCCTTTCTTCGGTGCGCCGACACTGGCTGCGCTCGCTGCGTTACGCGCTGGTGCGGACTGGGTAACCGTAGCGGCACCTCAAAGCGTTTCCTCCATTATCTCCTCGTTATCGCCGAATTTGATCGTTCATCCCCTTTCTGCTGATGTATTGGTAGAGAAGGACATTTCGGTAGTCGTTGATCTAATAAAGAGACATGACGTCGTGGTAATTGGCATGGGCCTGGGAGCAGCGGAGGAGACGAAACGAGCAGCGCGATTAATACTAGAAAACGAAGCGAGCAAGAACGTGGTCGTCGATGCAGATGGCTTTTATGGCTTGCATTTACCCGTCAATGCAGAAGATAAGCGTGTTATCGTAACGCCGCATGCAGGTGAGTTCTCGAAGCTGATTATCGCTGGAAAACCAGAAGCTGTAGCAGTGCCTCCCGAGGATAGAATGGAAGAGCGCATGAATTTTGTACGGGAATTCTCAGAGCGTAACAATGTCGTGACATTGATGAAAGGTCCCACAGATGTTATATCAGATGGATCCTATGTGAAGCTAAACAAAACGGGCAACGCAGGCATGACCGTTGGCGGCACGGGCGATGTCCTGGCAGGATTGGTCGGCGCATTCTTTGCAAAAACCTCCGAGCCGTTCAAAGCGGCAACGGCTGCTGCGTTCGTCAACGGTGCTGCAGGTGACCTTGCATTCGAGGATAAAGGATATGGGCTGCTTGCTACGGACGTCGTAGAGAGCGTTCCAAAGGTGACGAGAGCGTTCAGATAACGTTCAGAGAAAAGCCCCTAACGCTCAAACAAATAGTAAGTGGGCTAGGATAAAAAGCAAAAAAGAAGAGACGAGGTAAAAAATTACCTCCTCTTCTTTCGTTCAATTGTACTTATGGCGATAACGCTCAGCAGTCCGATCAGCGCTGCGATCCCGACCGGTGTGAGTGTTGGTACTCTTTCTCGTTCCAAGACGATGAACCCGGGATCGTTCTCGTTGTCTACTGCGTCGACGCCCAGGTCAAATTTCATGTTATTGTTCGTATCGTAGACGATGTCGTACTCGCCGGGATCGGGGTTTGGCCATATTTCCTCACCGATAATACTCCCGTTTCCGTCGGTTGTCACATTGTGCTTTTGCGCGTAGATCGTGGAATTGATGGGCGTGCCGTCTACCCAGTGCTTATCCTCCGTGATGTAAATGTCCACTTCGCTATTTGGTGCGAACCCGCTTCCGGTTGCATAGACCGTTTGATCAGTGTAATATACCTCCTGTTCCGAGCCACCGCTATCGCTTGCGTATCCGCCCGGGCAGGGCACCGTGACCGTCACCTTGTCCTCGTTGCTGTAGGTCCAGACGTTCGAGTAATTACCCTTTGCCCGGAACGTGTTGTTGTCTACGCCGCACCTTATTACGGTGGCGTTGTACTCGATCGTTATCGACTGGGTTGGCTCGAAAATAACGGGGTCCGGATAGTGCAGCGTATTTAACTCCCACTCCCGGCTGACCACGAGGTCGATTGTAACTTCCTCGACCGTATATTGAGCCACTTCACCGGTGCGTAGGTTCTGCAAGACAAGGGTGTCATTGACGTTGAGATCCCCGCTGCTGTTCGTATCACTCCAGGCCGTCAGGTTATATCTGTCCTTGCAACAGCAGACGCCGAGCCACTCGGTGCCGGTCGGCATGCTCAGATTGAGTGATTCGTAATCGAGCGCGGAATCGATGTACATACTCGTGTTTGTGGCTGTATTATTAACCAGAAGCGTATACGGCACATTCTCCACGTGGCACCACAGGGCAACACCCTCAAAGAAGATTTGGTCACACGCGCTGACTCTGGTGTCGTTATTGGTGTCTTCCCATTCTTGTAAGTACCAAGTCTCATTATTCGGGCAGAGTTCTGCGAACCATTCGTACGGCTGTGGCTTATACGGATCCCAAGATAGATTATCGGGATGCAGCACCCGAGGCTTGAAAATGTACGTGCCGTCGAGCGAGATATCCACATCTTCGCCTGAGAGATCCAGTGTTTCGTTACCCGAAAAGTTCAAGCTGCAATCGAGAATATCCCAGAACCGGATCTCACTGAGGTTGACATTGCCCGTATTCGTGATCGTGCAGTTGAACCGGACCGTATCGCCGATGTTCGCATCGAGCGCTTTCACCCACGCCGTGCCGTTCCAGACCGTCTTGTTCACCTCGAGCTCAGGGCAGGCGACCGTTACCGTTACCGTATCTTCGGCTGTTACTGTTTCGTAAGTTTCCGAGCAGTCAGCGCTCATGTTCCACCAGACGATATACGTGCCGCATTCGAGCGCGGGCACTTCGAGCGTCCCGTTCGCTTCGCTGCACGGTACGAGGTCCTCAATGGTATCCACCGTTGTTTCACTGCTCCCGAAGGTGAGCGTGCCCTCTATATTCACCAGATCGCAGCAGGTCCCGTTGTTGTGGACCAGCCACGAGAAGTTGAGCGTCTCGTTTACCAGGACCGTGATCGCTTTAGCCCATGCCGTGCCGTTCCAGACCGTCAGGTTGGTCTCGACCGCGGGCCGCGGAGGCACCTCCACGACAGCGACATCCTCGTTGCTGTACGTCCATTTCCCATCGTACAGGCCCTTGGCGACGAAGGTGTTCTCGTCATAGCCGCAACTGATATCCGTTGCGTTGTACTCGAGCGTGAGTGACTGCCCGGGCGCGAGGACTAACCCGTCAGGATCGACAAACGCATCGACCTCCCACTCCCTGCTCACCACGAGATCGATAGCGATCTCCATGACGGTATACCAGTCATCCAGATCCATGAGCAGAATCGTGTCATTCACGCTGAGGTTCCCGTCCTCGTCGATATCGTTCCACTCTCCTATCCCGCCGTACCAGTCCCCGCCGCAGCACGCCTCGGTCCACCCGACTTCTTGCCACACGGTATTCTCCTCAGGAAGGCTCAGGTCGACCTCTTCGTAATCTTCGTAGAGGGATTCGAGGTACATGCTCTCGCCTGTCTCGTTATTGGTGATGTTGAGCGTGTACGGCACATGATCAACGTGGTACCAACTTTTATTCTGGCCTTCGATCAGCGAAATTTGGTCACACGCGCTGATTCTGTTGTCGTTATTAGTGTCTTCCCAACCAAACAGGGGTAACATGTATTCAATGCCAGAATCCGGACAAAGTTCACCAAAAACTTCTTGACTGGGGTCATATGGATTCCAAATCGGAGTGTAAACTGGATGAAGTATCTTGGGTTTGAAGGTGTAATTGTCATTGCCTTCCAGCACGATGCTGTCATTGACGACGACACCGGTCGCATTCGTCAGCGTCGCGTTGCCCGCGAAGACCAGGCTGCAGTCGAGGATGTCCCAGAACCGCACCTGCGAGAGATTGACCGTGCCGATATTCGTGATCGTGCAGTTGAACCGTACGGTATCGTTGATATGCGCGTCTTTTACTTCTTTCACCCACGCCGTGCCGTTCCAGACCGTCTTGGTAACTCCAAGCAGGGGGCCGGGTGCGCACGGTACGGGCCTGGTCTCGAACGGGTAGAACGTCACTGCACCTGCTGCACCTGATGATTCTTCATCATCGTAGATGGTCGGATCTATCGTTTCGTTGGTCGTTGCAAACCAGTAATTGTTTTTTGCTTCCATGGTGGTACTTTGCATATTAAAGAAGTTGTAGAGACTATTG of the Methanomicrobia archaeon genome contains:
- a CDS encoding NAD(P)H-hydrate dehydratase, with the protein product MKEEAVITAEEMAALDENCGFFGLVPLQLMENAGAQLATEIRKRFERKEKAAKVTILAGKGNNGGDAFVAARHLHGKPLLSLSGSRERGRSPRFRGHRGRAPLFDVKILLIGRSQDLRTEEARRNWQILKESGYDAEEITDSSNLKAASTAFNDSDVIVDAIFGTGITGAIREPEATAIDLINAAKPHAFVVAVDVPSGFDPDTGEAGNAVKADLTVTFHKAKQGLLRGAAAEYVGELVVADIGIPEGMEQLAGPGDVRLVMKRSARSHKGDNGRVLIVGGGPFFGAPTLAALAALRAGADWVTVAAPQSVSSIISSLSPNLIVHPLSADVLVEKDISVVVDLIKRHDVVVIGMGLGAAEETKRAARLILENEASKNVVVDADGFYGLHLPVNAEDKRVIVTPHAGEFSKLIIAGKPEAVAVPPEDRMEERMNFVREFSERNNVVTLMKGPTDVISDGSYVKLNKTGNAGMTVGGTGDVLAGLVGAFFAKTSEPFKAATAAAFVNGAAGDLAFEDKGYGLLATDVVESVPKVTRAFR
- a CDS encoding right-handed parallel beta-helix repeat-containing protein — protein: MIIQNTGKFTVAIFVIAVFVLAVGVASAVDRYVGPGETYTTIQSAEDAAGSYDTIIVRDGTYPENVDVDVAHLTIRSENGSANCTVTANDPNDHVFEVTADYVNITGFTVTGAFVQHAILLYPADHCTISENTLSNNYNGIYLFSSNNNTIVNNIVSNNSYGIRVEGPGGSSTYNNLTDNTVSNNNYGIALGAFCNYNSLTGNTISNNTYGITLSASSNNTITCNWVHNNTQYGFFVISAAAGPSTGNTIASNNIMFNSLYNFFNMQSTTMEAKNNYWFATTNETIDPTIYDDEESSGAAGAVTFYPFETRPVPCAPGPLLGVTKTVWNGTAWVKEVKDAHINDTVRFNCTITNIGTVNLSQVRFWDILDCSLVFAGNATLTNATGVVVNDSIVLEGNDNYTFKPKILHPVYTPIWNPYDPSQEVFGELCPDSGIEYMLPLFGWEDTNNDNRISACDQISLIEGQNKSWYHVDHVPYTLNITNNETGESMYLESLYEDYEEVDLSLPEENTVWQEVGWTEACCGGDWYGGIGEWNDIDEDGNLSVNDTILLMDLDDWYTVMEIAIDLVVSREWEVDAFVDPDGLVLAPGQSLTLEYNATDISCGYDENTFVAKGLYDGKWTYSNEDVAVVEVPPRPAVETNLTVWNGTAWAKAITVLVNETLNFSWLVHNNGTCCDLVNIEGTLTFGSSETTVDTIEDLVPCSEANGTLEVPALECGTYIVWWNMSADCSETYETVTAEDTVTVTVACPELEVNKTVWNGTAWVKALDANIGDTVRFNCTITNTGNVNLSEIRFWDILDCSLNFSGNETLDLSGEDVDISLDGTYIFKPRVLHPDNLSWDPYKPQPYEWFAELCPNNETWYLQEWEDTNNDTRVSACDQIFFEGVALWCHVENVPYTLLVNNTATNTSMYIDSALDYESLNLSMPTGTEWLGVCCCKDRYNLTAWSDTNSSGDLNVNDTLVLQNLRTGEVAQYTVEEVTIDLVVSREWELNTLHYPDPVIFEPTQSITIEYNATVIRCGVDNNTFRAKGNYSNVWTYSNEDKVTVTVPCPGGYASDSGGSEQEVYYTDQTVYATGSGFAPNSEVDIYITEDKHWVDGTPINSTIYAQKHNVTTDGNGSIIGEEIWPNPDPGEYDIVYDTNNNMKFDLGVDAVDNENDPGFIVLERERVPTLTPVGIAALIGLLSVIAISTIERKKRR